The sequence GGCAACAACCAGGGCGTGATCGCCAAGCCGCCGACCTCAAACGAGTGATTTCCGCCTCAGGGAGGCGCTTTCCGTTTCCCGTGCTGGCCATTCGCGGCGTCACCGCCTACGAACCGCCGCCCGTTCCCGCCCTGCCATGCCCCGCCCGCCGAAAAAATTCGTCCCTACCCCCTTCGAGTATCATCAGGAGATCGAGCTGAAAATCGATGCACTGAGTAACCTCGGCCAAGGACTCGGACGGATCGATGGCTGGGTGGTGTTCGTCCCCTTCTGCTTGCCGGGCGAAACGGTGAAGGCCCGCGTTTACCGCAATGACAAGAACTGCTCCCACGCGGATCTCGTCGAGGTGATCGAAAAGGCTCCGGAACGCGCCGAACCCGCCTGCCCGCTCTTCGGAGACTGTGGCGGCTGCCAGTACCAGCACCTCACCTACGACGCCCAGCTCGCATGGAAAACCCGCCAGGTGGGCGAGCTGATGAAACACATGGCCAGCGTCACCTTCCCGGTGAATCCCTGCCACGGCTCGCCAAAGCTCTGGAACTACCGCTCGAAGATCACCCCGCACTTCGCCCCGCCCCGCGAGGGCACGATCGGCGAGATCGGTTTCCTCGCGGTGGGCCGCCGGTCCCAACTCGTGGATGTGCCGCAGTGCCCGATCGCGATGGACACCATCAACGAGGCCCTACCGGAACTCCGTGCCGACATCCGCGCCCAGGCGAAGTCCTTCAAACGCGGTGCCACCCTCCTGATCCGCGCCACCGAGGGCCACATCGAGACCAACCCGAAAGCAGTGGTCACCGAGAAAGTCGGCGACGTGTCCTTCGATTTCCTCGCCGGGGACTTCTTCCAGAACAATCCCTACATCCTGCCCGAGTTCACCGGCCACGTGGCGGAGAAAGCCAAGGCGGGCGGCACGAAATACCTCGTCGACGCCTACTGCGGCTCCGGCCTGTTCGCCCTCACCTTGGCGAAGCATTTCGACAAGGTCGCGGGCGTGGAGGTCTCCGAGACCGCCGCCGAGTGGGCCCAGCGGAATGCCACCAAGAACGGCATCACCAACGCCACTTTCCTCGCCGCCAGCGCCGAGGCCATCTTCGCGCAGATCGACTTCCCCGCGAATGAGACGGCGGTGGTGATCGACCCGCCGCGCAAGGGCTGCACCCGCGAGTTCCTCGACCAGCTCGCCGCCTTCGCTCCGGCCCGCGTCGTCTACGTCTCCTGCGACCCCGCCACCCAGGTGCGCGACCTCGCCATCATGCAGGAGCAGGGCTTCAAGCTGGAAGACGTCCAGCCCTTCGACCTCTTCCCGCACACCCGCCACCTGGAGTGCGTGATGACGTTCGTGCGGTGATGCGCTCGTTTTTCCCCACAGCTTCATCGGCTATTCACACAATTCGTGTGTGATGGGCCACATGAAACCGGGAAGACACAAGCTCACCCTCGTTACCGGACTCACCGTACTACTCACCCTTCCATGGTGGCTACAAGCCGTCCGGGCAATTCGGCTGGAGTGGCTGGCCCGTTCGCTGACCGCTACCGAGGAAGCCGCCCTGCTGGCATCGAAACAAATGGATTTCGACTCCGGTGCTCCAGCCCCGGTGATCTCGCTCGCAGGTTCCTTCCCGCGACAACGTGGCATCATCCGTTTCCGCGATGGAGGTCATGTGCGGTTTGCGTTCTCAAGCCATCCCGGAGTGGCCGTGTTCGTGGGAGGGAACTACCACCGAATCGTCTCCAGCAATGGATGGTGCTGTGAGGTCCAGCTCCCCGTCGTGGAAAACCTGGCACATCTGGACCAGATGCTGGATCGAATGCAGGAACCCTTGGAATAAGGCCCTGGACATTCCCAGCCTCTGGAAGCCGGAGCTTTCAGGCCGTCACCACCTCCACTAACCTGCCGCCATGTCTTCGGCATTGGGACGTCTACACAGGCGGGGCCTTGGTCGCGTTCCTGTTGCTGAACATCGGCATCGTCGCCGGTTCCGCGCTGTTCTGCATCGTGGTCGCCCGGGTCTTCCACCGGCATCGCCTGTTCGACCGCTGGGAACCGTTCAAGCTCCTCGAGCTGTCTGCCGTGGGCGTGACGATCCTCCTCAACGCGCTGGTCTCCGTGGCGGGCTGGGCCTTGTGGAAACACGGTGTGATCCAATTGGTGCCGCGTCCGTGGTGGGGCGCGCTGCTGGACACCCTGCTGATGGTCGCCGCGATGGATTTCGGGATGTACGTCCTCCACCGGGTCGCCCATGTGCGCTGGCTCTACGGCCTGTTCCATTTCTTCCACCACCGGCACGAGGTGGTGAACCCGCTGAGCCTCTTCGTTCTCCATCCGCTGGAGGTCGTGGGCTTCGGCTCGTTGATGATCGGGTTCCTGTGCCTGCACCCGATCGACCCGATCGCGCTCACCACCTATCTCGCGCTCAACGTGCTCTTCGGCTCACTCGGCCACTGCGGGGTGGAGCCCTTTCCCCGCTGGCTCC comes from Luteolibacter sp. LG18 and encodes:
- a CDS encoding class I SAM-dependent RNA methyltransferase, which produces MPRPPKKFVPTPFEYHQEIELKIDALSNLGQGLGRIDGWVVFVPFCLPGETVKARVYRNDKNCSHADLVEVIEKAPERAEPACPLFGDCGGCQYQHLTYDAQLAWKTRQVGELMKHMASVTFPVNPCHGSPKLWNYRSKITPHFAPPREGTIGEIGFLAVGRRSQLVDVPQCPIAMDTINEALPELRADIRAQAKSFKRGATLLIRATEGHIETNPKAVVTEKVGDVSFDFLAGDFFQNNPYILPEFTGHVAEKAKAGGTKYLVDAYCGSGLFALTLAKHFDKVAGVEVSETAAEWAQRNATKNGITNATFLAASAEAIFAQIDFPANETAVVIDPPRKGCTREFLDQLAAFAPARVVYVSCDPATQVRDLAIMQEQGFKLEDVQPFDLFPHTRHLECVMTFVR
- a CDS encoding sterol desaturase family protein codes for the protein MVAFLLLNIGIVAGSALFCIVVARVFHRHRLFDRWEPFKLLELSAVGVTILLNALVSVAGWALWKHGVIQLVPRPWWGALLDTLLMVAAMDFGMYVLHRVAHVRWLYGLFHFFHHRHEVVNPLSLFVLHPLEVVGFGSLMIGFLCLHPIDPIALTTYLALNVLFGSLGHCGVEPFPRWLRKLPLLRLIGTSTFHAEHHEHPACNFGFYTLVWDQLFGTLDPGYWDRYQRATGR